One window of the Anopheles merus strain MAF unplaced genomic scaffold, AmerM5.1 LNR4000337, whole genome shotgun sequence genome contains the following:
- the LOC121602169 gene encoding serine/threonine-protein kinase atr-like, which produces CQLLWDRRDITGALKVLERGVNEILGDVPVSSVGNNHIKTTPKEIRFIQAEGKRLIATYNAEASNISATLNRRYFKEAVDMNPESEVALVQLAQYVDKLYSSCPAVEQNSANCWEMLFEVMKCYGKSMMYGSNYIYQSMPRVLSIWLDSTAKTIPKSSEGISTSLNMARKIAQSMNKLASKFKDTLSPYFFFTAFSQLISRVAHPSQETFIILKAIIVKLLLYYPQQTLWMILSVYKSSYTIRVRRCVEIFNDRQLLQVENMQKLIKDFNGLAERLIELTNKEIPGNPGGIRHSKQANVTVSILVKALPKLLADKNFSNILIPIERCIQLVLNKNTGMNFQPYPTNAIYIAGISEEVTVLHSLQKPRKISLRGHNGKLYTMMMKPKDDLRKDFRLMEFNAVVKQYLSQDPDAKFRRLHIRTYAVLPLNEECGIIEWISNLNTFRGIVCTYYKQRGLGMTAKELRNFNYERTEPLAKKRHAFETILVPRHPPLFSEWFRDCFPNPHNWFQARSSYIKTTAVISMVGYILGLGDRHGENILFDSTNGDTVHVDFNCLFNRGETFTVPELVPFRLTHNMVDAMGPLGVEGLYRRCCEIVLRILQTHASTFMSVLKPFVYDPMVSWSKMTFAQGESSERDSYLERTDPQAMHNVLNIEERLKGYVKVNGKLSHNPLSIEGQVNHLIKEATDIDNLAQMYIGWSGYT; this is translated from the coding sequence tgccAATTGCTTTGGGATCGACGAGATATAACAGGGGCATTAAAGGTTCTTGAAAGAGGAGTGAATGAAATATTGGGCGATGTCCCTGTTTCTTCGGTTGGTAAtaatcatataaaaacaacacCCAAAGAGATTCGTTTCATACAAGCAGAAGGTAAGCGTCTTATTGCTACATACAATGCTGAGGCGTCTAATATATCAGCAACACTCAATCGACGTTATTTCAAAGAGGCAGTAGATATGAACCCGGAAAGTGAAGTAGCATTAGTACAACTTGCACAATACGTCGACAAATTGTATAGCTCGTGTCCAGCAGTCGAGCAAAATTCAGCAAATTGCTGGGAAATGCTATTTGAAGTAATGAAGTGTTATGGCAAATCAATGATGTATGGATCAAACTATATTTATCAATCGATGCCACGCGTATTAAGTATCTGGCTTGACTCTACTGCAAAGACGATACCAAAATCAAGTGAAGGCATTAGTACTTCCTTGAATATGGCGCGAAAAATCGCACAGTCAATGAATAAATTGGCAAGCAAGTTCAAAGATACATTATCgccgtattttttctttactGCTTTTTCCCAATTAATAAGTAGAGTTGCTCATCCTTCCCAAGAAACGTTCATAATATTGAAAGCCATAATTGTCAAATTGCTCCTCTATTATCCTCAGCAAACTCTATGGATGATTCTGAGCGTATATAAATCATCTTATACCATCCGGGTACGGCGATGTGTAGAAATATTTAACGATCGTCAGTTGCTGCAAGTAGAGAACATGCAAAAGTTGATAAAAGACTTTAATGGATTGGCTGAACGTCTTATCGAGCTTACCAACAAAGAAATTCCGGGAAATCCAGGAGGCATCAGACATTCAAAACAGGCAAATGTTACAGTTTCTATCTTAGTGAAAGCTTTACCAAAACTGCTGGCTGATAAaaacttttcaaatattttgattcCCATTGAAAGATGCATACAACTAGTGCTGAATAAAAATACAGGGATGAATTTTCAACCATACCCTACAAATGCTATATATATTGCTGGAATTTCCGAAGAAGTGACAGTGTTGCATTCTTTGCAAAAACCTAGGAAAATTTCACTCCGAGGCCATAACGGCAAGCTTTATACAATGATGATGAAACCTAAAGATGATCTGCGAAAAGATTTCCGTTTGATGGAGTTTAATGCAGTTGTTAAGCAATATTTATCACAAGATCCAGATGCAAAATTCCGAAGGTTACACATACGCACATATGCTGTTCTACCTTTAAATGAAGAGTGTGGTATTATTGAGTGGATATCAAATCTGAACACATTTCGCGGTATCGTATGCACGTATTACAAACAGCGTGGACTGGGAATGACGGCGAAAGAATTGAGAAACTTTAATTATGAGCGCACAGAACCGCTTGCAAAGAAACGGCACGCCTTTGAAACTATTCTTGTTCCGCGGCATCCACCGTTATTTAGTGAATGGTTTCGAGATTGTTTTCCAAATCCCCATAATTGGTTTCAAGCTCGTTCGTCGTACATAAAAACTACTGCAGTTATTTCGATGGTTGGTTACATATTAGGGCTTGGAGATCGCCATGGCGAAAATATTCTGTTTGATTCTACTAACGGAGATACTGTGCACGTAGATTTTAATTGCTTGTTTAATCGAGGAGAAACATTCACAGTTCCAGAGTTAGTGCCATTTCGCTTGACTCATAATATGGTAGATGCAATGGGACCTCTCGGAGTGGAAGGGCTTTATCGGCGATGCTGTGAAATTGTTTTACGAATTCTTCAAACCCATGCATCAACATTCATGTCTGTATTGAAGCCTTTTGTTTACGATCCCATGGTGTCGTGGAGCAAGATGACGTTTGCTCAAGGGGAATCAAGCGAAAGGGATAGCTATTTAGAACGAACCGATCCCCAAGCCATGCACAATGTGTTAAACATTGAAGAAAGACTAAAAGGCTATGTAAAAGTTAATGGTAAATTGTCACATAATCCACTATCCATTGAAGGGCAAGTAAACCACTTGATTAAGGAGGCAACAGACATAGACAATCTAGCACAAATGTACATTGGTTGGTCTGGATACACATAA